One Paenibacillus riograndensis SBR5 DNA segment encodes these proteins:
- a CDS encoding phosphatase PAP2 family protein: MNYVVLYTVVIVAVLMWLGARRNPLLAFVEIGKELIHSYKFLLLVAGMFGVLAVNKYELQIERKLHITSDYTSFVFGLEGHFVRDLQHLFFAPWLTPIIVFFYIFMLQAVLAASLGVYLLDKNRVMLYATCYAIILNYAIAIPFYLFFPVNEVWSYVPAGVRFTMLDVFPRFEQEYRPLSGLDNCFPSLHTAISVSTALLAFRSGNRRWIAITTVSAVIIVFGIFYLGIHWLTDMLGGTLLAVLSTTVAVQLAKLTLRSSEGRLAIPSRATDTR; encoded by the coding sequence ATGAACTATGTAGTGCTGTACACCGTTGTAATTGTAGCTGTATTGATGTGGCTAGGTGCCCGTCGCAATCCTCTGCTGGCTTTTGTGGAGATCGGAAAGGAACTTATCCACTCATATAAATTTCTGCTGCTTGTAGCAGGAATGTTCGGTGTGCTGGCCGTGAATAAATACGAACTGCAAATTGAGCGGAAGCTTCATATTACTTCTGATTACACGTCTTTCGTTTTTGGGCTTGAAGGCCATTTTGTCAGGGATCTGCAGCATTTGTTTTTTGCTCCCTGGCTGACGCCAATCATTGTATTCTTCTACATTTTTATGCTTCAAGCCGTGCTGGCTGCTTCTCTGGGGGTCTACCTGCTGGATAAGAACCGCGTCATGCTCTACGCAACCTGCTATGCGATTATCCTCAACTATGCCATTGCTATTCCGTTTTATCTCTTTTTCCCGGTGAATGAAGTATGGTCCTATGTGCCGGCAGGCGTCCGGTTTACCATGCTGGATGTCTTCCCGAGATTTGAGCAGGAGTACAGGCCTCTCTCAGGTCTGGACAATTGCTTCCCGAGCCTGCACACCGCAATCTCTGTATCCACCGCCCTGCTCGCCTTCCGCTCCGGCAACCGCCGCTGGATAGCGATCACGACCGTGTCCGCAGTCATTATAGTGTTCGGCATCTTCTATCTTGGCATTCACTGGCTGACTGACATGCTTGGCGGCACCCTGCTGGCCGTGCTGTCAACCACAGTTGCCGTGCAGCTCGCCAAGCTGACGCTGCGCAGCAGCGAGGGACGGCTGGCCATTCCCAGCCGGGCAACGGATACACGCTGA
- a CDS encoding S8 family serine peptidase: protein MKGHNPIDVCLIDDGVNEYPFQIGTLKYNKEIKGNLKIIDRKHYDKHLKSHGTICAGIIKKYAPTARLSSVKILNEKNNRKGTTKQLITALYWCLANHIKIVNLSLGSTYFLDFAAIRDCVNEVAEQGLIMVAASNNNGLFTLPASLTNVIGVKSSDDLHSNPYVFDPYPYDGVDVITSGKHSIPSEQGEVFETNSSNSFAAPFITSRVHGILTENPFFTVEDIKKELYTRSTANESSYNPYLIINTDCMMKKKEYSITAVKDGVHEIRMLSPGNLNGSDPKVRLWSSEFYGAYIHKLLKQMKTVDPPVPVILIRGYLKKEFSIILNHFFHKDKFYSVIVSDHSPDIFDGFEYLSEGIGCSEFFGFIHQKYKCDVIIFASEASDSEDVEHYQFDITIHLLERNASHKKHFVYEYKPQEEIMDVSVYADQKSLSKDVRTTYKSIQKVLTS, encoded by the coding sequence ATGAAAGGGCACAATCCGATAGATGTCTGCCTCATTGATGACGGAGTAAATGAATACCCGTTTCAGATTGGCACTCTAAAATATAATAAAGAAATAAAAGGTAATTTAAAAATTATCGATCGAAAGCATTATGATAAGCATTTAAAAAGCCACGGTACGATTTGTGCAGGAATCATAAAAAAATATGCACCGACCGCCAGACTCTCCAGCGTTAAGATTTTAAATGAAAAAAATAACCGCAAAGGCACAACCAAACAATTGATCACAGCATTATACTGGTGTCTGGCTAACCATATCAAAATCGTCAACCTCAGTTTAGGGTCAACCTACTTTTTGGATTTTGCTGCCATTCGGGATTGTGTAAATGAAGTGGCGGAACAAGGCCTTATTATGGTAGCCGCATCTAATAATAACGGCCTCTTTACTTTGCCGGCCAGTTTAACCAATGTAATTGGAGTCAAAAGTTCTGACGACCTACACTCCAATCCATATGTTTTTGATCCTTATCCTTATGATGGAGTAGATGTGATTACAAGCGGTAAACATTCTATTCCATCAGAACAAGGTGAAGTTTTTGAGACGAACAGTTCCAACAGTTTCGCTGCTCCTTTTATAACCAGCAGAGTTCATGGGATACTCACTGAGAATCCCTTTTTTACTGTGGAAGATATCAAAAAAGAACTTTATACTCGTTCAACTGCAAATGAAAGCAGCTATAACCCTTACTTGATTATTAATACAGATTGTATGATGAAAAAAAAGGAATACAGTATAACTGCCGTAAAAGATGGTGTTCATGAAATAAGAATGCTTTCACCAGGGAACTTGAACGGGAGCGATCCAAAAGTTAGGCTATGGAGCAGTGAATTTTACGGAGCTTATATCCATAAGTTGCTGAAACAAATGAAAACGGTTGATCCTCCTGTTCCTGTAATATTAATTAGAGGTTACTTAAAAAAGGAATTCTCAATTATCCTTAATCATTTTTTCCATAAGGATAAATTTTACTCGGTGATTGTTTCAGATCATTCTCCCGATATCTTTGACGGGTTCGAATATTTATCTGAAGGTATCGGCTGCTCAGAATTTTTCGGATTCATTCACCAAAAATACAAATGTGATGTAATTATTTTTGCAAGTGAAGCCTCTGATTCAGAAGACGTTGAACATTACCAGTTTGATATTACAATTCATCTGTTGGAAAGAAATGCTTCGCATAAAAAACATTTTGTTTATGAATATAAACCACAAGAGGAAATTATGGATGTTTCGGTATATGCAGATCAGAAGTCATTAAGCAAAGACGTTAGAACCACTTATAAATCCATTCAAAAAGTATTAACAAGTTGA
- a CDS encoding TIGR04066 family peptide maturation system protein: MLNKESVLIYPYDSHFTPLLRDKGFVDHYSDIQLSSLPGWGLCGKDASYADGGGFLGITVSQEFDQILGGIDTVIFAEADNSYTLEKNIYPKLLSAIEAGKNIITLIPLNEKLEEVQEKCGKKGSYFINYGDDHLGHADFLNDLVFGQKEIIDCTTPILAVVGIAENTHKFQLQLDLKSAFENMGYKVSVVGSRSYCEFLGFHSFPGFMKELISESDKILCYNRYIKQIESTEEPDLIIVAVPGGFMRYNNKITNGFGITAYEIFQAVVPDAVVVSLFHEKYTAEYLDGIINSIKYKFGLDIDALNITNRQIDWVEMTNSKPSSVNTLTLNQDFMQKSIEECSVVSSVPVFNILDKGDTAKIAGLIVDKLSEAEMAVNF; this comes from the coding sequence ATGTTGAATAAAGAAAGTGTATTAATTTATCCTTACGACTCCCATTTTACTCCCTTGTTAAGAGACAAAGGTTTTGTTGACCATTATAGCGATATTCAGCTTTCCTCTTTACCGGGATGGGGGTTATGCGGCAAGGATGCCAGCTATGCTGATGGCGGCGGATTCCTTGGCATTACGGTGAGTCAGGAATTTGATCAGATTTTGGGTGGAATTGATACTGTAATCTTTGCTGAAGCCGACAATTCATATACGCTGGAAAAGAACATCTATCCCAAACTCTTGAGTGCAATTGAAGCAGGGAAAAACATTATTACCCTAATTCCATTGAATGAAAAATTAGAAGAAGTACAAGAAAAGTGCGGGAAGAAGGGCAGCTATTTTATAAATTATGGAGACGATCATCTGGGTCATGCAGATTTCTTAAATGATCTGGTGTTTGGACAAAAAGAAATTATAGATTGTACTACCCCGATCCTTGCAGTCGTTGGAATAGCCGAGAACACTCATAAGTTTCAATTGCAATTGGATCTAAAATCCGCCTTTGAAAATATGGGTTATAAAGTGAGTGTGGTTGGTTCCAGATCATATTGTGAATTTTTGGGGTTTCATTCGTTTCCGGGGTTCATGAAAGAATTAATCAGTGAGTCAGATAAAATCTTGTGCTATAACCGGTACATCAAACAGATTGAATCCACTGAGGAGCCTGACTTAATTATCGTAGCCGTACCTGGCGGCTTTATGCGCTATAACAACAAAATCACCAATGGCTTTGGAATTACGGCATATGAAATTTTTCAGGCGGTTGTTCCCGATGCTGTAGTAGTAAGTCTGTTTCACGAGAAGTATACAGCAGAATATTTGGATGGAATTATAAATTCTATCAAATATAAATTCGGCTTGGATATTGATGCCTTGAATATAACCAATAGGCAGATTGATTGGGTCGAAATGACGAACTCTAAGCCAAGTTCTGTAAACACATTAACGCTTAATCAAGATTTTATGCAAAAGAGTATTGAGGAATGCAGTGTTGTATCTTCAGTACCTGTATTTAATATTCTGGATAAAGGAGATACGGCGAAAATTGCCGGTTTAATTGTAGACAAATTATCGGAAGCTGAAATGGCAGTCAATTTCTAG
- the ccpM gene encoding Cys-rich peptide radical SAM maturase CcpM — MLTKENPLIYSFENMDKYYFFDVNKNKIINVDEETYQIINDPDAVRSSQHPVIQKLKDQGYLSNNRVEEIKHSNGKMLDELLGYNLKKIILQVTQNCNFRCNYCVYSGSYVNRVHSNKRMDFATAQKGIDFLIEHSKDAKDIDISFYGGEPLLEMNLIIQCMDYAIKAAEGKNVSFSLTTNGSLLNETNVKRLLGYNLRITVSMDGPQEIHDKHRTFASTGCGTFNAVYDNIKRIVEKYPDIKKNLSFSMVMDPTAQFNCLDDFIASEEEFFNESAVIGSFVSNNYRNDRVQFSENFVGEWEYSKFKYLLFVLGKVSKANNSQLIRAAYREHFEYISNSHRNIAPLAKQDHHSGPCVPGQIRLFMSTDAHFYPCERVSETSDIMRIGNIEEGFFFDKIEKLLNVGQLTEESCKECYAFRNCRVCASLSDDGNQLSKEAKQKACRDVRYNFDEMLKDVCTLKECGLKKEMVQKITG; from the coding sequence TTGTTGACCAAAGAAAATCCGTTGATCTATTCGTTCGAAAATATGGATAAGTATTATTTTTTTGATGTGAATAAAAATAAAATTATCAATGTCGATGAGGAAACTTATCAAATTATCAACGATCCTGACGCGGTACGTTCAAGCCAGCATCCGGTTATCCAAAAATTAAAGGATCAAGGCTATCTGTCAAACAACCGCGTAGAAGAAATAAAGCATAGCAATGGAAAAATGCTTGATGAGCTTTTAGGCTATAATTTAAAAAAAATCATTCTTCAAGTCACCCAAAATTGTAATTTCAGATGCAATTATTGTGTGTATTCCGGGTCTTATGTAAATCGGGTACATAGCAATAAACGGATGGATTTTGCCACTGCCCAAAAAGGAATAGATTTTCTGATCGAGCATTCTAAGGATGCCAAGGACATCGATATCAGTTTTTATGGCGGCGAGCCGCTGCTGGAGATGAACCTGATTATTCAATGCATGGACTACGCGATAAAAGCGGCAGAAGGGAAAAACGTTTCTTTTAGTCTGACCACAAACGGCAGCCTGCTCAATGAAACTAATGTGAAGAGATTGCTGGGCTACAATTTGAGAATTACCGTCAGTATGGATGGGCCTCAAGAAATTCATGATAAGCACCGTACGTTTGCCTCAACCGGTTGCGGAACCTTCAATGCTGTATATGATAACATCAAAAGAATTGTGGAAAAGTACCCGGACATCAAAAAAAATCTCTCCTTTTCTATGGTTATGGACCCAACAGCACAATTTAATTGTCTGGATGATTTCATCGCCAGTGAAGAAGAATTTTTCAATGAATCAGCGGTGATCGGAAGTTTTGTATCTAATAATTACCGGAATGACCGCGTTCAATTCAGCGAAAATTTTGTAGGGGAATGGGAATACAGCAAATTTAAATATTTGTTGTTTGTATTGGGCAAGGTTTCCAAAGCGAACAATTCACAATTAATCAGAGCCGCCTACCGGGAGCATTTTGAGTATATCAGCAACTCGCACCGGAATATTGCCCCATTAGCCAAACAGGATCACCATTCCGGACCTTGCGTACCGGGACAAATCCGGTTGTTTATGAGTACGGATGCCCACTTTTATCCATGTGAGAGGGTTAGTGAGACATCGGATATTATGAGAATCGGCAATATTGAAGAGGGGTTCTTTTTTGACAAAATAGAAAAATTATTGAATGTAGGACAACTTACGGAAGAAAGCTGTAAGGAGTGTTATGCATTCCGGAACTGCAGAGTATGTGCTTCATTGTCCGATGATGGAAATCAACTGAGCAAGGAAGCAAAACAAAAAGCCTGCCGGGATGTCCGCTACAATTTTGATGAAATGCTGAAGGACGTATGTACCCTAAAAGAATGCGGATTGAAAAAAGAAATGGTTCAGAAGATTACAGGATAA
- a CDS encoding CLI_3235 family bacteriocin precursor, with amino-acid sequence MRKLNKKNFSQMHTVEAYADCHLSCACYCATCSCWGPDFLHVSNTSADSGSQNYTPTATAQVRG; translated from the coding sequence ATGAGAAAATTAAATAAAAAGAATTTTTCGCAAATGCATACTGTTGAGGCTTATGCTGATTGTCATCTTTCTTGTGCATGTTATTGCGCCACTTGCAGCTGCTGGGGTCCTGATTTCTTGCATGTTAGCAATACTAGCGCTGATAGCGGATCGCAAAACTACACTCCGACTGCAACCGCTCAAGTGAGAGGTTAA
- a CDS encoding ABC transporter ATP-binding protein, producing MKSIVNTKDIGLLKRCLMYLFPYKLRIITTFFCIVFCLILQIIEPLILGKVIALLFSKEFAKLSVMLIYLFITELFVTILSFFQSYLFSSLSENIIYDLKRDMFQKIIELPVKAYDQMKVGEFISRLQGDTATVASILTNQLINTAIDILRVVIICIVVFQISVPLSLVILISFPVTFFIFTFSGKKIRRRSEELAKLNDNYFSNLQQSITGIREIKSLGIKKIKINQFLNLASLLREKNININVIGTVARSLSQFTSFLSQLSVMAIAGFLIYKGQLNIEYFIAFTSYSSQLTGSLMNITQISSNIQKALTSLERIFNLLDEFGYKREKFGDMAMQHIEGEIKFCNISFGYGDDLQVVDNLSFTIAKNNTTAIVGSSGGGKTTIFNLLLHFYEADTGAILIDGIDINHFNEETLRQHISVVHQTPYLFNATFAENMLIANQAATEEEMIAICKQIKIHDYIMSLPHGYKTVIEENGANLSGGQKQRIAIARAMLKKSKIILFDEATSSLDNETQQLVKELISSISHDHTVVVIAHRLSSIIDSDEILVIDAGKLVGQGSHRNLLNNNFTYKKLYESELECRELIS from the coding sequence ATGAAATCCATAGTTAATACAAAGGATATTGGTTTGCTGAAAAGATGTTTGATGTATCTCTTTCCTTACAAATTGCGTATAATTACTACTTTTTTTTGTATTGTGTTTTGTCTGATTCTGCAAATTATTGAGCCATTGATATTAGGTAAGGTCATCGCGTTATTGTTCTCTAAGGAATTTGCAAAGCTCAGTGTAATGTTAATCTATCTGTTTATAACAGAACTTTTTGTAACCATTTTAAGTTTCTTTCAATCCTATTTATTTTCCTCATTAAGCGAAAATATTATTTATGACTTGAAAAGAGATATGTTTCAAAAGATCATTGAACTTCCTGTAAAGGCTTATGACCAAATGAAGGTGGGCGAATTTATATCCCGTTTGCAGGGAGACACTGCGACTGTTGCCAGCATCCTCACCAACCAATTGATTAATACTGCAATCGACATTCTTCGGGTGGTCATCATATGTATTGTTGTTTTTCAGATTAGTGTTCCACTATCTTTGGTGATTCTAATTAGCTTTCCGGTTACATTTTTTATTTTCACCTTCTCCGGCAAAAAAATAAGAAGGAGAAGTGAAGAGCTGGCTAAGTTAAATGACAACTATTTCAGTAATCTCCAACAGTCCATAACCGGGATCAGAGAAATAAAGAGTTTGGGCATCAAGAAGATAAAAATTAATCAATTTCTAAATCTGGCCAGCCTGCTTAGAGAAAAAAATATAAATATAAATGTTATAGGTACTGTGGCCCGGTCATTATCACAGTTCACTTCATTTCTCTCACAGCTTAGTGTTATGGCTATAGCAGGGTTTCTAATATATAAAGGACAGCTGAACATTGAATACTTTATTGCATTTACCTCTTACTCCAGCCAGCTCACGGGTTCATTAATGAACATTACCCAAATCAGCAGCAACATCCAGAAAGCGCTGACTTCGCTTGAGAGAATATTCAACCTGCTGGATGAATTTGGATATAAAAGAGAAAAGTTTGGGGACATGGCAATGCAGCACATTGAAGGGGAAATTAAGTTTTGTAATATTTCCTTCGGTTACGGAGACGATTTGCAGGTTGTTGACAACCTGAGCTTTACCATCGCAAAGAATAATACAACTGCAATTGTAGGCAGCAGCGGCGGCGGGAAAACTACAATTTTTAATCTGCTGCTCCATTTTTATGAGGCTGATACAGGAGCCATTCTGATTGATGGAATAGATATTAATCACTTTAATGAAGAAACACTGCGCCAGCATATATCGGTAGTGCACCAAACTCCATATTTATTTAATGCAACATTTGCTGAAAATATGCTCATCGCGAACCAAGCGGCAACTGAGGAAGAAATGATAGCCATTTGCAAACAGATAAAAATTCATGATTACATCATGAGTCTTCCGCATGGATATAAAACAGTCATTGAGGAGAATGGCGCGAATCTGTCAGGCGGCCAAAAACAAAGGATAGCCATCGCTAGAGCGATGTTGAAAAAATCCAAAATTATTTTATTCGATGAAGCAACCTCTTCACTGGATAATGAAACCCAGCAACTGGTCAAGGAATTAATAAGCTCCATTTCTCATGACCATACCGTTGTCGTGATTGCCCACAGGCTGTCAAGCATTATTGATTCAGATGAAATTCTGGTTATTGATGCCGGCAAACTGGTAGGCCAAGGAAGCCATAGAAATCTCTTGAATAACAATTTTACATATAAAAAGTTATATGAAAGCGAACTGGAATGCAGAGAACTGATTAGTTGA
- the yajC gene encoding preprotein translocase subunit YajC, which translates to MLQFQYAATAGSGGSILGLVGPFVLMFVVFYFLLIRPQQKKTKTRNAMLKALKKGDKVVTIGGLHGTIMEISDDIVVLRVNDVTKLTFDRGSISHSVVDVEDKE; encoded by the coding sequence ATGTTACAGTTTCAATATGCAGCAACAGCAGGGAGCGGCGGAAGCATCCTGGGTCTTGTAGGTCCTTTTGTGCTGATGTTTGTGGTGTTTTACTTCCTGCTCATCCGTCCGCAGCAGAAGAAGACCAAGACTCGCAACGCTATGCTGAAAGCTCTGAAAAAGGGCGATAAGGTAGTGACCATTGGAGGCCTTCACGGGACGATTATGGAAATTTCCGATGACATCGTAGTCCTGCGGGTAAACGATGTGACCAAACTGACCTTTGACCGGGGTTCCATCAGTCATTCGGTTGTGGATGTAGAAGATAAAGAGTAG